A window of the Pseudomonas furukawaii genome harbors these coding sequences:
- a CDS encoding universal stress protein yields MQAIRSILVVVEPDRPEGLALKRAKLIAGVTQSHLHLLICDRKGDHADYLVDLAESLRAEGYSVSTQQDWLDSQYQTIIAAQQAEGCGLVIKQHVPDNPLKKALLTPDDWKLLRFCPGPVLMVKTDAPWTGGNILAAVDVGNSDGEHRTLHATIVSHGYDIATLARGTLHVISAHPSPMLSAADPTFQLKETIEARYREECRAFQAEYDVSDERLHIEEGPADVLIPHVAQKLGAVVTVIGTVARSGLSGALIGNTAEVVLDALESDVLVLKPEAIIAHLEELVAQR; encoded by the coding sequence ATGCAAGCCATTCGCAGCATCCTGGTGGTAGTGGAACCGGACCGGCCAGAAGGCCTTGCCCTGAAACGGGCAAAACTGATCGCCGGCGTGACCCAGTCGCACCTGCACCTCCTGATCTGCGACCGCAAGGGCGACCATGCCGACTACCTCGTCGACCTGGCCGAGTCCCTCCGGGCCGAGGGATACAGCGTCAGCACCCAGCAGGATTGGCTGGACAGCCAGTACCAGACCATCATCGCTGCCCAGCAGGCCGAAGGCTGCGGCCTGGTGATCAAGCAACACGTACCGGACAACCCACTCAAGAAAGCCCTCCTCACTCCGGACGACTGGAAGCTCCTGCGCTTCTGTCCCGGCCCGGTGCTGATGGTGAAGACCGACGCCCCCTGGACTGGCGGCAACATCCTCGCCGCCGTGGATGTGGGCAACAGCGACGGCGAACACCGTACGCTCCATGCCACCATCGTCAGCCATGGCTACGACATCGCTACCCTCGCCAGGGGCACCCTCCACGTCATCAGCGCCCACCCGTCTCCCATGCTCTCGGCGGCGGACCCCACCTTCCAGCTCAAGGAAACCATCGAGGCGCGCTACCGTGAGGAATGCCGCGCGTTCCAGGCCGAGTACGATGTCAGCGACGAACGGCTGCATATCGAGGAAGGCCCGGCGGATGTGCTCATTCCCCACGTTGCCCAGAAGCTGGGGGCGGTCGTCACGGTGATCGGCACCGTGGCACGCTCCGGTCTGTCGGGCGCACTGATCGGCAATACCGCTGAAGTGGTGCTCGACGCCCTGGAAAGCGATGTCCTGGTATTGAAACCCGAAGCGATCATCGCCCATCTGGAAGAGCTGGTCGCCCAGCGCTGA
- the miaE gene encoding tRNA-(ms[2]io[6]A)-hydroxylase translates to MSLPEIHDFLACRTPDAWVVAALADQETLLIDHKNNEFKAASTAMALIAKYSTHLDLINFMSRLTREELVHHEQVLRIMKRRKIALKPISASRYASGLRKLVRSHEPLKLVDTLVVGAFIEARSCERFEALVPHLDDELGKFYGGLLKSEARHFQGYLKLAYQYGEARDVDATVLRVRESERELIESSDVEFRFHSGVPA, encoded by the coding sequence GTGAGCCTGCCCGAAATCCATGACTTCCTTGCCTGCCGCACTCCCGATGCCTGGGTGGTGGCGGCGTTGGCCGATCAGGAAACCCTGCTGATCGACCACAAGAACAACGAGTTCAAGGCGGCCTCCACGGCCATGGCGCTGATCGCCAAGTACTCGACGCACCTGGACCTGATCAACTTCATGTCGCGTCTGACCCGTGAGGAGCTGGTGCACCATGAGCAGGTGCTGAGGATCATGAAGCGTCGCAAGATCGCGCTCAAACCGATTTCGGCGTCCCGCTATGCGTCGGGCCTGCGCAAGCTCGTGCGCAGCCATGAGCCCTTGAAACTGGTGGATACCCTGGTGGTGGGCGCCTTTATCGAAGCGCGCTCCTGCGAGCGTTTCGAAGCGTTGGTACCGCATCTGGATGACGAGCTGGGCAAGTTCTACGGCGGACTGCTGAAGAGCGAGGCGCGGCACTTCCAGGGTTATCTGAAGCTGGCCTACCAGTATGGCGAGGCCCGCGACGTGGATGCCACGGTCCTGCGTGTGCGTGAGTCGGAGCGGGAGCTGATCGAGAGCTCCGATGTGGAGTTCCGCTTCCATAGCGGAGTGCCGGCCTGA
- the lpxH gene encoding UDP-2,3-diacylglucosamine diphosphatase, translated as MILLISDLHLEEERPDITRAFLRFLQTRASQAEALYILGDFFEAWIGDDAMTPFQRGIAQALRQLSDSGTRIYLMHGNRDFLIGKGFCREAGCTLLPDPSRVELNGESVLLMHGDSLCTRDEAYMRLRRWLRNPISLFILRHLPLATRHKLARKLRKESRMQTRQKAAAITDVTPEEIPRILREQGVCTLIHGHTHRPAEHQLDLDGKAARRIVLGDWDQQGWALQVDQDGFRQTSFSLS; from the coding sequence GTGATCCTGCTGATCTCCGACCTGCATCTCGAAGAGGAACGCCCGGACATCACCCGGGCGTTTCTTCGTTTCCTGCAGACGCGCGCCAGCCAGGCCGAAGCGCTCTACATACTGGGCGACTTCTTCGAAGCCTGGATCGGCGACGACGCCATGACCCCCTTCCAGCGCGGCATCGCCCAGGCACTGCGCCAGTTGTCCGACAGCGGCACGCGCATCTACCTGATGCATGGCAACCGCGACTTCCTGATTGGCAAGGGCTTCTGCCGCGAGGCCGGCTGCACCCTGCTGCCCGACCCGAGCCGCGTGGAACTCAATGGAGAGAGCGTGCTGCTGATGCACGGCGACAGCCTCTGCACCCGCGACGAAGCCTACATGCGCCTCCGCCGCTGGCTGCGAAACCCGATCAGCCTGTTCATCCTTCGCCACCTGCCCCTTGCCACCCGCCACAAGCTGGCTCGCAAGCTGCGCAAGGAAAGCCGCATGCAGACCCGACAGAAGGCTGCAGCCATCACCGATGTCACCCCGGAAGAAATCCCGCGCATCCTCCGAGAGCAGGGCGTGTGCACCCTGATCCATGGCCACACCCACCGCCCGGCCGAGCACCAACTCGACCTGGACGGCAAGGCAGCCAGGCGCATCGTCCTCGGCGACTGGGACCAGCAAGGCTGGGCTCTGCAGGTGGATCAGGACGGCTTCAGGCAGACTTCCTTCAGCCTATCCTGA
- a CDS encoding peptidylprolyl isomerase — translation MIKLHTNHGVITLQLFEDKAPETVANFKEYVKSGHYDGTIFHRVIGNFMIQGGGFEPGMKQKATRAPIKNEANNGLSNKVGTIAMARTMEPHSASAQFFINVADNSFLNHSAPTVQGWGYAVFGEVVEGMDVVNKIKAVATTMKAGHQDVPVEDVIIEKAEIAE, via the coding sequence ATGATCAAGCTGCACACCAACCACGGCGTCATCACCCTGCAACTCTTCGAAGACAAAGCCCCGGAAACCGTGGCCAACTTCAAGGAGTACGTGAAGTCCGGCCACTATGACGGCACCATCTTCCACCGCGTGATCGGCAACTTCATGATCCAGGGCGGCGGCTTCGAGCCTGGCATGAAGCAGAAGGCTACCCGCGCCCCCATCAAGAACGAGGCCAACAACGGCCTGTCCAACAAGGTCGGCACCATCGCCATGGCCCGTACCATGGAGCCCCACTCGGCCTCCGCGCAATTCTTCATCAACGTCGCCGACAACAGCTTCCTCAACCACAGCGCTCCGACCGTACAGGGCTGGGGCTACGCCGTGTTCGGCGAGGTAGTGGAAGGCATGGATGTGGTCAACAAGATCAAGGCCGTGGCCACCACCATGAAAGCGGGCCACCAGGATGTGCCGGTCGAAGACGTGATCATCGAGAAGGCCGAGATCGCCGAGTGA
- the ltrA gene encoding group II intron reverse transcriptase/maturase, translating into MKEHGLSVSALPDGPQHWHDIDWCRVQRNVRGTQMRIAKACRENNWRKVKSLQRMLTRSRSARFLAVRRVTENQGKRTAGVDRVLWDTPEAKFAATSQLEPRGYQPHPLKRVYIPKANGKERPLGIPTMLDRAMQALYLLALAPIAETQADPNSYGFRTERSTHDAMGQLFLCLSKEVSPQWVLEGDIEGCFDNINHDWLTRNVPMDKRVLRKWLKAGVIHKGQLSATEAGTPQGGIISPTLANIALDGLESALKQHLGKTRARTLKINVVRYADDFVITGQSKEVLETKVRPWVEQFLVTRGLKLSPEKTRITHIDSGFDFLGWNFRKYPKKGKRILLIKPSKKNVKTFYRKVKEIISDNKTARQENLIRLLNPVLRGWALYHQPVVAKKAFSLMDHMVFKALWRWAIRRHPRKGLTWIRAKYFRTIGLRNWAFATTATDEKGNKREIELFRSAGVKVKRHKKISAEYNPFDPTHEEEGEKLRMLRMLDKLKYRRQVATLFTQQRGLCVLCNTPISKETGWHDHHIVYRSQGGNDSLANRVLLHPECHQRLHARGLKVSKPAPSRGLAKA; encoded by the coding sequence ATGAAAGAGCACGGACTGTCCGTGTCTGCGCTTCCTGACGGCCCTCAGCATTGGCACGACATCGACTGGTGTCGCGTACAGAGGAACGTCCGAGGAACGCAGATGCGGATCGCGAAGGCTTGTCGGGAAAACAACTGGCGGAAGGTCAAAAGCCTCCAACGGATGTTGACCCGCTCCCGCTCAGCCAGATTCTTGGCCGTGCGGCGAGTCACCGAAAACCAGGGAAAACGAACGGCGGGAGTCGACCGGGTCCTCTGGGATACACCCGAAGCCAAATTTGCAGCTACATCGCAGCTTGAGCCCCGTGGATATCAACCGCACCCGTTGAAACGGGTATACATCCCAAAGGCAAATGGTAAGGAACGCCCTCTGGGCATTCCCACCATGTTGGACAGAGCCATGCAGGCGCTGTATCTGCTGGCACTAGCGCCCATCGCTGAAACGCAAGCCGATCCGAACAGCTACGGCTTTCGGACGGAGCGATCCACGCACGACGCGATGGGCCAGCTATTTCTCTGTCTCTCCAAAGAGGTCTCCCCACAGTGGGTCCTTGAAGGCGACATCGAAGGATGCTTCGACAACATCAATCATGACTGGCTCACCCGCAACGTCCCCATGGACAAACGGGTACTCCGTAAGTGGTTGAAGGCGGGGGTAATCCACAAAGGCCAGCTCTCGGCAACGGAAGCCGGCACGCCGCAGGGAGGGATCATCTCCCCTACCCTTGCGAACATCGCGCTCGATGGTCTGGAGTCTGCCCTGAAGCAACACCTGGGGAAGACCCGAGCCAGAACGCTGAAAATCAACGTCGTGCGATATGCGGATGACTTCGTCATCACAGGTCAATCCAAGGAGGTCCTTGAGACTAAGGTTCGTCCATGGGTCGAGCAGTTCCTAGTTACACGGGGACTTAAACTCTCACCTGAGAAAACCCGCATCACCCACATCGACAGTGGTTTCGATTTCCTTGGCTGGAATTTCCGCAAGTACCCTAAAAAGGGAAAACGGATACTCCTGATCAAACCGAGCAAGAAGAACGTCAAGACGTTCTATCGCAAGGTCAAGGAGATCATCAGCGACAACAAGACGGCTCGGCAGGAGAACCTCATCCGCCTGCTGAATCCGGTACTGCGTGGTTGGGCTCTGTACCACCAACCCGTAGTCGCGAAAAAAGCGTTCAGCCTGATGGACCACATGGTCTTCAAAGCTCTATGGCGTTGGGCAATAAGGCGACATCCTAGGAAAGGGCTCACGTGGATTCGGGCGAAGTACTTCCGAACCATCGGCCTCAGGAACTGGGCGTTCGCCACCACGGCAACGGATGAAAAGGGAAACAAACGGGAAATCGAACTCTTCCGGTCCGCCGGAGTGAAGGTAAAGCGCCATAAGAAGATCAGTGCGGAGTACAACCCGTTCGATCCGACCCACGAAGAGGAAGGTGAAAAACTGCGAATGCTTCGGATGCTGGATAAGCTGAAGTACCGCAGGCAGGTCGCTACCCTCTTCACGCAACAGCGGGGTCTGTGTGTGCTTTGCAATACCCCCATATCCAAGGAGACTGGCTGGCATGACCACCACATCGTGTACCGCTCACAAGGTGGTAATGACTCCCTGGCAAACCGGGTACTATTGCATCCCGAGTGTCACCAACGACTCCACGCACGTGGCCTAAAGGTGAGTAAGCCGGCCCCCTCCAGGGGCTTAGCAAAGGCTTGA
- a CDS encoding glutamine--tRNA ligase/YqeY domain fusion protein — protein MSKPETPAASNFLRQIVQADLDAGKHAKIVTRFPPEPNGYLHIGHAKSICLNFGLAREFGGDCHLRFDDTNPAKEDQEYIDAIESDVKWLGFQWAGEVRYASSYFDQLHDWAVELIKAGKAFVCDLSPEEMREYRGSLTEPGRNSPFRERSVEENLDLFARMKAGEFPDGTRSLRAKIDMASPNMNLRDPILYRIRHAHHHQTGDKWCIYPSYDFTHGQSDAIEGITHSICTLEFEDHRPLYEWFLENLPVPAVPRQYEFSRLNLNYTITSKRKLKQLVDEGHVSGWDDPRMSTLSGYRRRGYTPESIRNFCEMVGVNRASGVVDIGMLEFSIRDHLDATASRAMCVLKPLKVVITNYPEGQVENLELPRHPKEDMGVRALPFAREIYIDASDFEEVPPAGFKRLVPGGEVRLRGSYVIRADEAIKDADGKVVELRCSYDPDTLGKNPEGRKVKGVIHWVPAEASVECEVRLYDRLFRSPNPEKSEEGGSFLDNINPESLVVLSGCRAEPSLANAQPEERFQFEREGYFVADLKDSQPGKPVFNRTVTLRDSWGQ, from the coding sequence ATGAGCAAGCCAGAGACTCCCGCCGCCTCCAACTTCCTGCGCCAGATCGTCCAGGCGGACCTGGACGCCGGCAAGCACGCCAAGATCGTCACCCGCTTCCCGCCGGAGCCCAACGGCTACCTGCATATCGGTCACGCCAAGTCCATCTGCCTGAACTTCGGGCTGGCCAGGGAGTTCGGTGGTGACTGCCACCTGCGCTTCGACGACACCAACCCGGCGAAGGAGGATCAGGAGTACATCGACGCCATCGAGAGTGATGTGAAGTGGCTGGGCTTTCAGTGGGCCGGTGAGGTTCGCTACGCCTCCAGCTATTTCGATCAGTTGCACGATTGGGCCGTCGAGTTGATCAAGGCCGGCAAGGCCTTTGTCTGCGACCTTTCCCCCGAAGAGATGCGCGAGTACCGCGGCAGCCTCACCGAGCCCGGTCGCAACAGTCCATTCCGTGAGCGTAGCGTCGAGGAGAACCTCGATCTGTTCGCCCGCATGAAGGCCGGCGAGTTCCCTGATGGCACCCGTTCCCTGCGCGCGAAGATCGACATGGCTTCGCCGAACATGAATCTGCGTGATCCGATCCTCTATCGCATTCGTCACGCGCATCATCACCAGACCGGCGACAAGTGGTGCATCTATCCCAGCTACGACTTCACCCATGGTCAGTCGGATGCCATCGAGGGCATTACCCACTCCATCTGCACCCTGGAGTTCGAGGATCATCGCCCGCTCTACGAGTGGTTCCTGGAGAACCTGCCGGTGCCCGCCGTGCCGCGCCAGTACGAGTTCTCGCGCCTCAACCTGAACTACACCATCACCAGCAAGCGCAAACTCAAGCAGCTGGTGGACGAAGGCCATGTCAGTGGCTGGGATGACCCGCGGATGTCGACCCTGTCCGGCTACCGCCGTCGCGGCTACACCCCCGAGTCGATCCGCAACTTCTGTGAAATGGTCGGCGTCAATCGCGCCAGTGGCGTGGTGGACATCGGCATGCTGGAGTTCAGCATCCGTGATCACCTGGATGCCACCGCATCTCGCGCCATGTGCGTGCTCAAGCCGCTCAAGGTGGTCATTACCAACTATCCCGAAGGCCAGGTCGAGAACCTCGAGCTGCCGCGCCACCCGAAGGAAGACATGGGGGTGCGCGCCCTGCCGTTCGCCCGTGAGATCTACATCGACGCCAGCGATTTCGAGGAAGTGCCTCCGGCCGGCTTCAAGCGCCTGGTTCCGGGTGGCGAAGTGCGTCTGCGTGGCAGCTACGTGATCCGCGCTGACGAGGCCATCAAGGATGCCGATGGCAAGGTTGTCGAGCTGCGTTGCTCCTATGATCCGGACACACTTGGCAAGAACCCCGAAGGTCGCAAGGTCAAGGGGGTGATCCACTGGGTGCCGGCCGAGGCCAGTGTCGAGTGTGAGGTGCGCCTGTACGACCGTCTGTTCCGCTCACCCAACCCGGAGAAGTCCGAAGAGGGTGGCAGCTTTCTCGACAACATCAACCCCGAGTCTCTGGTAGTGCTGAGCGGCTGCCGCGCCGAGCCGTCCCTGGCCAATGCGCAGCCGGAGGAGCGTTTCCAGTTCGAGCGAGAAGGCTATTTCGTTGCCGACCTCAAGGATTCGCAGCCCGGCAAGCCGGTGTTCAACCGCACCGTCACGTTGCGTGATTCCTGGGGGCAATGA
- the cysS gene encoding cysteine--tRNA ligase — protein sequence MALSIYNTLTKAKEAFQPLEGNSVRMYVCGMTVYDYCHIGHARVMVAFDVVTRWLRERGYDVTYVRNITDIDDKIIRRAQENGEPFEVLVDRMIAAMHEDEARLSVLRPDIEPRATGHIAGMHEMIQTLIDKGFAYAPGNGDVYYRVGRFEGYGKLSRRRIDELKIGARIEVDESKEDPLDFVLWKGAKPGEPSWESPWGPGRPGWHIECSVMSTCCLGETFDIHGGGPDLVFPHHENEIAQSEAATGKLYAKAWMHAGAVRVDGEKMSKSLGNFFTIREVLEKYHPEVVRYLLVSSHYRSPINYSEESLKEAKGALERFYNGLKGLPAVAPAGGEAFVARFGAAMDDDFNSPEACAVLFEMIREVNRLREVDVQVAAGLAAQLKSMAAVLGVLQLEPDAFLQAGAAGKVDAAEVDALIQARLAARAEKNWAESDRIRDRLTAMGVVLEDGKGGTTWRLAD from the coding sequence ATGGCGCTGTCGATCTACAACACCCTCACCAAGGCCAAGGAGGCCTTCCAGCCCCTGGAAGGCAACAGTGTGCGCATGTACGTGTGCGGCATGACCGTGTACGACTACTGCCACATCGGCCATGCCCGGGTGATGGTGGCCTTCGATGTGGTCACCCGCTGGCTGCGCGAGCGCGGCTATGACGTGACCTACGTGCGCAACATCACCGACATTGACGACAAGATCATCCGTCGCGCCCAGGAGAACGGCGAGCCGTTCGAGGTGCTGGTGGATCGCATGATCGCCGCCATGCACGAGGACGAGGCGCGCCTCTCCGTGCTGCGCCCGGACATCGAGCCCCGCGCGACCGGCCATATCGCCGGCATGCACGAGATGATCCAGACCCTGATCGACAAGGGCTTCGCCTATGCCCCTGGCAACGGGGACGTCTACTACCGTGTCGGCAGGTTCGAGGGCTATGGCAAGTTGTCCCGTCGCCGCATCGACGAGCTGAAGATCGGTGCGCGCATCGAGGTGGACGAGTCCAAGGAGGACCCGCTGGACTTCGTCCTCTGGAAGGGTGCCAAGCCCGGCGAGCCGAGCTGGGAATCCCCCTGGGGTCCCGGTCGTCCCGGTTGGCACATCGAGTGCTCGGTGATGTCCACCTGCTGCCTGGGCGAGACCTTCGACATCCACGGTGGCGGTCCGGACCTGGTGTTCCCCCACCACGAGAACGAGATCGCCCAGAGCGAGGCGGCCACTGGCAAGCTCTATGCCAAGGCCTGGATGCATGCCGGCGCGGTGCGCGTGGATGGCGAGAAGATGTCCAAGTCCCTGGGTAATTTCTTCACCATCCGCGAGGTGCTGGAGAAGTATCACCCCGAGGTGGTGCGCTACCTGTTGGTGTCCAGCCATTATCGCAGTCCGATCAATTATTCCGAGGAGAGCCTCAAGGAAGCCAAGGGTGCCCTCGAGCGCTTCTACAATGGCCTCAAGGGTCTGCCGGCCGTGGCTCCGGCAGGGGGTGAGGCCTTCGTCGCGCGATTCGGCGCGGCCATGGACGACGACTTCAACTCGCCGGAAGCCTGTGCCGTGCTTTTCGAGATGATTCGCGAGGTCAATCGCCTGCGTGAGGTCGATGTTCAGGTTGCCGCGGGCCTGGCGGCGCAGCTCAAGTCGATGGCTGCTGTACTTGGCGTGCTGCAGTTGGAGCCCGATGCCTTCCTGCAGGCGGGTGCTGCAGGCAAGGTGGATGCCGCTGAGGTGGATGCGCTGATCCAGGCGCGCCTTGCGGCGCGTGCGGAGAAGAACTGGGCTGAGTCGGACCGAATCCGCGACCGGCTGACCGCCATGGGTGTGGTGCTGGAAGACGGAAAGGGTGGAACGACCTGGCGTCTTGCCGATTGA
- the folD gene encoding bifunctional methylenetetrahydrofolate dehydrogenase/methenyltetrahydrofolate cyclohydrolase FolD — protein sequence MTAKLIDGKTIAARLRQQIAQRVAERRQQGLRVPGLAVILVGCDPASQVYVAHKRKDCEEVGFLSQAHDLPASTTQVELLNLIDRLNGDPAIDGILVQLPLPEHLDASQLLERISPDKDVDGFHPYNVGRLAQRIPLLRPCTPKGIMTLLESTGADLYGMNAVVVGASNIVGRPMALELLLAGCTVTVTHRFTKDLAGHVGNADLVVVAAGKPGLVKGEWIKPGAIVIDVGINRQEDGKLVGDVEYDVAAERASWITPVPGGVGPMTRACLLENTLYAAETLHA from the coding sequence ATGACCGCAAAACTGATCGACGGCAAAACGATCGCCGCCCGCCTCCGCCAGCAGATTGCCCAACGTGTCGCCGAGCGCCGCCAGCAAGGACTTCGAGTCCCTGGGCTTGCGGTGATCCTGGTCGGTTGCGATCCCGCCTCCCAGGTCTACGTCGCCCACAAGCGCAAGGACTGCGAGGAAGTCGGTTTTCTTTCCCAGGCCCACGATCTGCCGGCCAGTACCACTCAGGTCGAACTGCTGAACCTCATCGATCGCCTCAATGGGGACCCCGCAATCGACGGCATTCTGGTCCAGCTACCGCTTCCGGAACACCTGGACGCCTCCCAACTACTGGAGCGCATCAGTCCCGACAAGGACGTGGACGGCTTCCACCCTTACAACGTCGGCCGCCTCGCCCAGCGCATCCCTCTACTGCGCCCCTGCACCCCAAAGGGCATCATGACCCTACTGGAAAGCACCGGCGCCGACCTGTACGGCATGAACGCAGTGGTAGTGGGCGCCTCCAACATCGTGGGCCGCCCCATGGCGCTGGAACTGCTGCTGGCAGGATGCACCGTCACCGTGACCCACCGCTTCACCAAGGACCTCGCAGGCCATGTCGGCAATGCCGACCTGGTGGTGGTCGCCGCCGGCAAGCCCGGTTTGGTCAAGGGTGAATGGATCAAACCTGGCGCCATCGTCATCGATGTGGGCATCAACCGTCAGGAAGACGGCAAACTGGTAGGCGATGTGGAGTACGACGTCGCCGCAGAACGCGCCAGCTGGATTACCCCGGTTCCGGGCGGTGTCGGCCCCATGACCCGGGCCTGCCTGCTGGAGAACACACTTTACGCCGCAGAAACGCTTCACGCCTGA
- the tig gene encoding trigger factor — MQVSVESTSALERRMTIGVPAERVENEVTKRLQQTARRAKVAGFRPGKVPMSVIRQRYEDSARQEVLGDLIQSSFYEAVVEQKLNPAGAPSVEPKAFEKGKDFEFVATFEVFPEFQLAGFDGIAIERLQAEVGDADVDNMLDILRKQNTRFEAVERAAENGDQLNIDFVGKIDGEAFAGGSAKGTLLVLGSGRMIPGFEEALVGVKAGEERVINPVFPEDYQNLDLAGKTAEFTVTVNSVSAPQLPELNDEFFSLFGIKEGGLEGFRAEVRKNMERELRQATKSKVKNQVMDGLLAANQVEVPKALIGNEVNRLRVQAVQQFGGNIKPDQLPAELFEEQAKRRVVLGLIVAEVVKQFELKPDEARVRELIEEMASAYQEPEQVVAWYYKNDQQMNEVRSVVLEEQVVDTVLQKANVTDKSVSYEEAVKPAEAPKAD; from the coding sequence ATGCAAGTTTCTGTAGAAAGCACCTCCGCTCTTGAGCGCCGCATGACCATCGGCGTGCCGGCCGAGCGCGTCGAGAACGAAGTGACCAAGCGCCTGCAGCAGACTGCCCGTCGCGCCAAGGTAGCCGGTTTCCGTCCGGGCAAAGTGCCGATGAGCGTCATTCGCCAGCGCTATGAAGATTCCGCTCGTCAGGAAGTCCTGGGTGACCTGATTCAGTCCTCCTTCTACGAGGCCGTGGTGGAGCAGAAGCTGAACCCAGCCGGCGCTCCGTCCGTCGAGCCGAAAGCCTTCGAGAAAGGCAAGGACTTCGAGTTCGTCGCCACCTTCGAGGTATTCCCCGAGTTCCAGCTCGCCGGTTTCGACGGTATCGCCATCGAGCGTCTGCAGGCCGAGGTTGGCGATGCTGACGTCGACAACATGCTGGATATCCTGCGCAAGCAGAACACTCGTTTTGAGGCTGTCGAGCGTGCCGCCGAAAACGGTGACCAGCTGAACATCGACTTCGTCGGCAAGATCGACGGCGAAGCCTTCGCTGGTGGCTCCGCCAAGGGCACCCTGCTGGTCCTGGGCTCCGGTCGCATGATCCCGGGTTTCGAAGAGGCTCTGGTGGGCGTCAAGGCCGGTGAAGAGCGGGTGATCAACCCGGTATTCCCCGAGGATTACCAGAACCTGGATCTGGCCGGCAAGACTGCCGAGTTCACCGTGACCGTGAACAGTGTGTCCGCGCCCCAGCTGCCGGAGCTGAACGACGAGTTCTTCTCCCTGTTCGGCATCAAGGAAGGCGGTCTGGAAGGCTTCCGTGCCGAAGTTCGCAAGAACATGGAGCGTGAGCTGCGCCAAGCCACCAAGTCCAAAGTGAAGAACCAGGTGATGGACGGTCTTCTGGCGGCCAACCAGGTCGAGGTGCCGAAGGCACTGATCGGCAACGAAGTGAATCGTCTGCGTGTGCAGGCTGTCCAGCAGTTCGGTGGCAACATCAAGCCCGATCAACTGCCGGCCGAGCTGTTCGAGGAGCAGGCCAAGCGTCGCGTTGTCCTGGGGCTGATCGTGGCTGAAGTGGTCAAGCAGTTCGAGCTGAAGCCTGACGAAGCCCGCGTTCGCGAGCTGATCGAGGAAATGGCTTCCGCTTATCAGGAGCCTGAGCAGGTTGTGGCCTGGTACTACAAGAACGACCAGCAGATGAACGAAGTGCGTTCTGTTGTGCTGGAAGAACAAGTTGTAGATACTGTCCTGCAGAAGGCCAACGTAACCGACAAGTCGGTTTCCTACGAAGAGGCAGTCAAGCCGGCGGAAGCTCCGAAAGCCGATTGA
- the clpP gene encoding ATP-dependent Clp endopeptidase proteolytic subunit ClpP, translating to MSRNSYIPQMPDIQAAGGLVPMVIEQSARGERAYDIYSRLLKERVIFLVGPVEDYMANLVVAQLLFLEAENPDKDIHLYINSPGGSVTAGMSIYDTMQFIKPDVSTICIGQACSMGALLLAGGAAGKRYCLPHSRMMIHQPLGGFQGQASDIEIHAREILTIRERLNKILADHTGQPIDVIARDTDRDNFMSGDEAVKYGLIDQVLNKRQLAS from the coding sequence ATGTCCCGCAATTCTTATATTCCTCAAATGCCTGACATCCAAGCCGCCGGCGGCCTCGTGCCGATGGTGATCGAGCAGTCCGCCCGTGGTGAGCGTGCCTACGATATCTACTCGCGCCTGTTGAAGGAGCGGGTGATCTTCCTGGTGGGCCCGGTGGAGGACTACATGGCCAACCTGGTGGTAGCCCAGTTGCTGTTCCTCGAGGCCGAGAACCCTGACAAGGATATCCACCTCTACATCAATTCCCCGGGTGGCTCCGTGACTGCTGGCATGTCGATCTATGACACCATGCAATTCATCAAGCCCGACGTGTCCACGATCTGCATCGGCCAGGCCTGCAGCATGGGTGCGCTGCTCCTGGCGGGCGGTGCGGCCGGCAAGCGTTACTGCCTGCCCCATTCGCGGATGATGATTCACCAGCCCCTGGGCGGTTTCCAGGGCCAGGCTTCGGATATCGAAATCCATGCCCGGGAAATCCTTACCATTCGTGAGCGCCTGAACAAGATCCTTGCCGACCATACCGGCCAGCCGATCGATGTCATCGCCCGTGATACCGACCGCGACAACTTCATGAGTGGTGATGAGGCAGTGAAATATGGCCTGATCGACCAGGTGCTCAACAAGCGCCAGCTCGCGAGCTAA